A section of the Clostridia bacterium genome encodes:
- a CDS encoding radical SAM protein, translating into MFNIQEYNSNSQNLKNFLKSYQLRHLHKDNTPMTISFLVTDRCNLRCKHCFNHKTRISDYEKAKEELTLDEYEKLSNSLGFFASALICGGEPFLREDLHEIIKLFRVNNNVQWCGNGTNGQLTDNIVKQVELICKQNTSRRYVLTFSMEGFEEQHDFTRGTGTFKRCMETWKEVKKLEAKYSNLRLATVSTMTSINQEILPDFFRWCAKEMQPAAMSVLLVRQSPRGGMQLKDVKAENYEKARATLNQLIKEGKNGAVNSPLAYIPSSYYYYITRTIKTGKRSFLCYAGKHGAYIDYNGEVNVCEVFGDPCCSDMPMTMGNLRDYNMDFIELWNSEQARKVKQFVNRHPVCESCTHETEGMLPSVYFEPNNFGIESMEKEKWSV; encoded by the coding sequence ATGTTTAATATCCAGGAATACAACAGCAACAGTCAGAATTTAAAAAACTTTCTTAAGAGCTATCAGCTGAGACATCTGCACAAAGACAATACTCCCATGACAATATCTTTTTTAGTTACAGATCGGTGTAATCTGAGGTGCAAGCATTGTTTCAATCATAAAACACGTATTTCAGATTATGAGAAGGCAAAAGAGGAATTAACATTGGATGAATATGAAAAGCTGTCCAATTCGCTTGGTTTTTTTGCTTCAGCATTAATTTGCGGTGGAGAGCCGTTTTTACGTGAGGATCTTCATGAAATCATAAAACTGTTCCGTGTAAATAACAATGTCCAATGGTGCGGAAACGGAACAAACGGACAGTTAACCGATAATATTGTAAAGCAGGTTGAACTCATATGTAAGCAGAATACCAGCAGGCGTTATGTCCTGACTTTTTCCATGGAAGGATTTGAGGAACAACACGATTTTACAAGGGGAACAGGTACATTCAAAAGATGCATGGAAACATGGAAGGAAGTTAAAAAACTGGAGGCTAAATACTCAAACTTGAGGCTGGCAACAGTTTCAACAATGACATCCATAAATCAAGAAATACTGCCTGACTTTTTCAGGTGGTGTGCAAAGGAAATGCAGCCGGCAGCTATGTCTGTCCTACTGGTCCGCCAGTCACCGAGAGGCGGAATGCAGCTAAAAGATGTCAAAGCCGAAAACTATGAAAAAGCGAGAGCGACTCTGAATCAATTGATAAAAGAAGGTAAAAATGGAGCTGTTAATTCTCCGTTAGCATATATACCTTCATCATACTATTACTACATAACCAGAACTATAAAAACGGGTAAAAGGTCATTTTTATGCTATGCAGGAAAGCATGGGGCTTATATAGACTATAATGGCGAGGTTAATGTCTGTGAGGTGTTTGGAGACCCGTGTTGTTCTGATATGCCTATGACTATGGGCAACCTAAGGGATTATAACATGGACTTTATAGAGTTGTGGAACAGTGAGCAGGCAAGAAAGGTCAAACAGTTTGTAAACCGCCACCCTGTTTGCGAGTCATGTACACATGAGACGGAAGGCATGCTTCCTTCGGTTTACTTTGAGCCTAACAACTTTGGAATAGAAAGTATGGAGAAGGAAAAGTGGTCTGTATAA
- a CDS encoding sensor histidine kinase yields the protein MIEKKLCQLINTGAKGAFAGIVIAMLYMLASFGSKIHLPTISYFLLFGISAGFFISFLAALADRLCKQIFAGFGKYLLIPQLISTYIVSALTFFCLSFIISKVLLGYYPEVMSVFNACFWTGMASLIVALIFKVIEEKEEKLHLEKENRELAVIEERSRIARELHDSVSQNLFGISLSLKTAEFLLDTDMQKTRAIIGQLQGMVQEVQTEMRLMIYELRPLALENKSFFEALENLAGLFRMRYNLDLKYNMKGNEESIGSAAKVTLYRILQESLNNVVKHAQADTVTVTLEINNGTGKMMIKDDGRGCDTVSLPPLGCYGINNMRERIKSLGGQIAVDSSSGKGTTVTVVFPVQHLEG from the coding sequence ATGATTGAAAAAAAACTTTGTCAGTTGATAAACACCGGTGCCAAGGGGGCTTTTGCGGGAATAGTTATTGCCATGCTTTACATGCTTGCATCCTTTGGAAGTAAAATTCATTTGCCGACAATCTCATATTTTCTTCTGTTCGGAATTTCAGCGGGGTTTTTTATATCATTTTTAGCCGCATTGGCAGACAGGCTATGCAAGCAGATATTTGCCGGGTTCGGCAAGTATTTATTAATTCCTCAGCTGATTTCCACATATATAGTAAGCGCTCTTACCTTCTTTTGCCTGTCTTTTATCATTAGTAAAGTGCTTCTGGGTTATTACCCTGAGGTAATGTCAGTATTCAATGCATGTTTCTGGACGGGGATGGCTTCTTTGATTGTAGCTCTTATCTTTAAGGTGATAGAGGAAAAGGAAGAGAAGCTCCACTTGGAAAAAGAGAATCGCGAACTCGCTGTAATCGAAGAACGCAGCCGTATTGCCCGGGAACTGCATGATTCAGTTTCCCAAAACCTGTTTGGTATCAGCTTGAGCCTTAAAACAGCAGAATTTCTGCTGGATACAGATATGCAAAAAACCCGCGCCATAATAGGGCAGTTGCAGGGAATGGTACAGGAAGTCCAGACTGAAATGCGGTTGATGATTTATGAATTAAGGCCTTTGGCACTTGAGAATAAAAGCTTCTTCGAGGCGTTGGAAAATCTCGCAGGGCTTTTTAGAATGAGGTATAACCTTGACTTGAAATACAATATGAAGGGTAATGAGGAAAGTATAGGAAGCGCAGCAAAAGTAACTCTGTACAGAATATTACAGGAATCTCTCAATAATGTTGTAAAGCACGCCCAGGCGGATACAGTTACTGTGACTTTGGAGATCAACAATGGTACCGGCAAAATGATGATAAAAGACGACGGAAGGGGCTGTGATACAGTCAGTTTACCGCCACTTGGGTGTTATGGCATAAATAACATGAGGGAAAGAATCAAGAGCCTTGGTGGGCAAATCGCTGTAGATTCATCAAGTGGAAAGGGGACTACTGTTACAGTGGTTTTCCCTGTGCAGCATTTGGAAGGATGA
- a CDS encoding acyl carrier protein gives MENFENDVLDLVKSNMREDLASTASLSVDSHLITDLGYDSIRLMGLFFSIEQDFNLSIINSCANYEFFSVETVGDLVGLLKSKINEN, from the coding sequence ATGGAAAACTTTGAAAATGATGTTCTGGATTTGGTTAAGAGCAATATGAGGGAGGATCTGGCATCAACTGCATCGCTTTCAGTTGATTCACATCTTATAACAGATTTAGGTTATGATTCTATAAGGTTAATGGGGTTATTCTTTTCCATAGAACAGGATTTTAATCTGTCGATAATAAACAGCTGTGCAAACTATGAATTCTTCAGTGTAGAAACTGTGGGCGATCTGGTTGGTTTGCTGAAAAGCAAGATCAACGAAAACTAG
- a CDS encoding cation:proton antiporter, which translates to MSDSGIVFFCIQISLMLLVAIICKRIADKLNLPLVLGELVAGIIIGPTILGALSPHLYNQIFLSQSVSSTGREIVVKLGQLFFLFIIGLELNLHFLKQQKRNIACISISGILVPFALGTGIVFFLPGIWNLQAQNKTVFAFFIGIALSISALPVIARILIDLELLKTRLGTVILSAATINDLIGWIMFSIILNSYHTERSDFSSTLIIVAIVGVFVVGIGIFYAKQNSASKIRTAFVKQRNSYEILIILILLVSVFMETIGLHMALGAFIVGVAFSSKANSSSQVIETIKKFTNGFFAPVYFVSIGLKADFITNFDLKLVLIVTIVACIGKICGAFIGARIGKIPLKESLIIGFAMNARGAMEMILVTIAYEYKIIDQRVFVAMIIMAIVTTLISGPAIQVLLPKKIKVDRLESKLKRVSNI; encoded by the coding sequence ATGAGCGATAGTGGAATAGTATTCTTTTGTATTCAGATAAGTCTGATGCTTTTGGTGGCAATTATATGTAAAAGGATTGCAGACAAGCTTAATTTGCCGTTGGTTTTAGGCGAACTTGTTGCAGGTATAATAATCGGGCCTACTATCTTAGGTGCTCTTTCACCACATTTATATAACCAGATCTTTTTGTCTCAGAGTGTCAGCTCTACAGGAAGAGAAATAGTTGTAAAATTGGGACAATTGTTTTTTCTGTTTATTATAGGTTTGGAATTGAATCTGCATTTTCTGAAGCAGCAGAAACGTAATATAGCTTGTATCAGTATTTCGGGTATATTGGTGCCTTTTGCTTTAGGGACAGGAATAGTATTTTTTTTACCGGGTATCTGGAATTTGCAGGCCCAAAACAAAACAGTATTTGCTTTCTTTATAGGCATTGCATTATCTATATCTGCACTTCCCGTTATAGCAAGGATACTTATAGATCTTGAACTGCTGAAAACAAGGTTGGGAACAGTAATACTTTCAGCAGCGACAATCAACGATCTAATCGGATGGATTATGTTTTCAATTATCTTAAACAGCTATCATACCGAACGATCAGATTTTAGCAGTACACTGATTATTGTAGCCATTGTAGGAGTTTTTGTTGTCGGAATCGGGATTTTCTACGCTAAACAAAATTCAGCTTCAAAAATAAGAACGGCTTTTGTAAAACAACGGAATTCCTATGAGATTCTGATAATATTAATCCTACTTGTGTCTGTATTTATGGAAACCATTGGGCTACATATGGCTTTAGGCGCATTTATTGTAGGCGTTGCTTTTTCATCAAAAGCGAATTCTTCAAGTCAGGTGATTGAAACTATCAAAAAGTTCACTAACGGGTTTTTTGCTCCTGTATATTTTGTATCTATTGGACTTAAAGCAGATTTTATTACAAACTTTGATTTGAAACTGGTTTTGATTGTTACTATAGTTGCATGTATCGGTAAAATATGTGGTGCTTTCATCGGGGCAAGAATAGGAAAAATCCCTTTGAAAGAATCATTGATAATCGGATTTGCCATGAATGCGCGAGGGGCTATGGAGATGATATTAGTAACTATAGCCTATGAATACAAAATAATAGATCAAAGGGTTTTTGTAGCAATGATTATTATGGCAATTGTAACTACACTGATCAGCGGTCCTGCCATACAAGTTCTGCTTCCTAAAAAAATAAAAGTGGACAGGCTTGAATCAAAACTGAAAAGGGTTTCTAACATTTAA
- a CDS encoding carbohydrate-binding protein has protein sequence MFSKSKKITCIAMSFLLILLSLSIIGFVPVSAADNTGGQTAAASANLYGLPDRTEDGVMINAYLWRFSDIKSRLREFAEAGYKSIQVSPVQRIKSSGDQWWLLYQPCNFHIGNRQLGSYEDFRLLCAEAENYGIKIIVDAVVNHVAEGNYKGTWSDEVDNELKRSDFYHNRGECDNYKNREKVTQFNLGGLPDLATQRYDVQDIILNFLNECIDAGADGFRFDATKHIETNRGEDAWKPWAGNFWDRVLGGLHNRSNLYLYGEVLPDDADNDEVYRQMFDITAHGYGGTVRGAVTSKNLTGVLNINHGDHSIPANEALCYLENHDDYEHNVSRSLGQWERKMAYAIIASRAQLTPNFFLRPYEDLWKDSDVKAVNKFHNAMVGKNEYLRWTRNETILIERGDSGVSIVNLGGDTYIDSPTNLKEGTYSNKASASCTLQVSGGRIRGNVPGGKIVVLYDEVVPPNVVSWNPQVPVSGGNVTITYNATGRQLQGSTSVKIHWGYDGFIGVTDTTMTSKGNNIWEVTLTVPAAAKTKLDFVFTDGSKWDNNNSQNWNIPINQGQPYDVVSWNPQAPVSGGNVTITYNATGRQLQGSTSVKIHWGYDGFIGVTDTTMTSKGNNIWEVTLTVPAAAKTKLDFVFTDGSKWDNNNSQNWNIPIGQLATVSWNPQAPVSGGNVTITYNATGRTLQGSASVKIHWGYDGFIGVTDTTMTSKGNNIWEVTLTVPAAAKTKLDFVFTDGSKWDNNNSQNWGINIGI, from the coding sequence ATGTTTAGTAAGTCCAAAAAGATAACATGTATAGCAATGTCATTTCTGTTGATTTTATTATCATTATCAATCATTGGCTTTGTACCGGTTTCAGCGGCAGACAATACCGGCGGACAGACTGCTGCTGCAAGCGCAAACTTATACGGATTACCTGATAGAACTGAAGATGGAGTTATGATCAATGCATATTTATGGCGTTTTTCCGATATAAAAAGCCGTTTGAGGGAATTTGCAGAAGCAGGATATAAGTCCATCCAGGTTTCGCCTGTACAAAGAATCAAGTCATCAGGAGATCAATGGTGGCTTTTATACCAGCCTTGCAATTTCCATATCGGGAACAGGCAGCTTGGAAGCTACGAGGATTTCAGGTTGCTCTGTGCTGAAGCAGAAAACTATGGAATCAAAATTATTGTAGATGCTGTTGTTAATCATGTGGCAGAAGGCAATTATAAAGGCACATGGTCTGATGAAGTTGATAATGAGCTAAAGCGCAGTGATTTTTATCATAACCGGGGAGAGTGCGACAACTATAAGAATAGAGAAAAGGTGACTCAATTTAATTTGGGCGGTCTTCCTGATTTAGCAACTCAAAGGTATGATGTGCAAGACATAATACTAAATTTTTTGAACGAGTGTATTGATGCAGGTGCCGATGGATTCCGCTTTGATGCTACAAAGCACATTGAGACCAATAGAGGAGAAGACGCCTGGAAACCATGGGCTGGGAACTTCTGGGACAGAGTGTTGGGAGGATTGCATAACAGAAGCAACCTGTACCTTTATGGTGAAGTTCTGCCTGATGATGCTGACAATGATGAAGTATATAGACAAATGTTCGATATTACAGCTCACGGATACGGCGGTACAGTGAGAGGTGCCGTTACATCAAAGAATCTGACAGGAGTACTCAATATTAACCACGGGGATCACAGTATTCCGGCAAATGAAGCCTTGTGCTACTTAGAAAATCATGATGATTATGAACATAATGTTTCCAGAAGCTTAGGGCAATGGGAAAGAAAAATGGCTTATGCCATAATTGCTTCAAGGGCACAGCTGACACCTAATTTCTTCTTAAGACCTTATGAGGATTTATGGAAAGACAGTGATGTAAAAGCAGTTAATAAATTCCATAATGCCATGGTCGGTAAAAATGAATATCTTAGATGGACAAGGAACGAGACAATACTAATAGAACGTGGAGATTCAGGTGTTTCCATTGTAAATCTTGGAGGAGATACGTACATTGATTCTCCTACCAACCTGAAAGAAGGTACTTATTCAAACAAAGCAAGTGCATCGTGTACTCTCCAAGTTTCAGGTGGAAGGATAAGAGGTAATGTCCCAGGGGGGAAAATTGTTGTTCTTTACGATGAAGTCGTGCCACCTAATGTAGTAAGCTGGAATCCACAAGTTCCGGTTTCCGGAGGGAATGTGACAATCACTTATAACGCTACAGGAAGGCAGCTTCAAGGCTCTACAAGTGTGAAAATACACTGGGGCTATGATGGATTTATAGGGGTAACCGACACCACAATGACATCGAAAGGGAATAATATATGGGAAGTAACGCTGACTGTACCGGCAGCGGCAAAGACCAAACTGGACTTTGTATTTACTGACGGCAGCAAGTGGGATAATAATAACAGCCAAAACTGGAACATTCCCATAAATCAGGGGCAACCATATGATGTAGTAAGCTGGAATCCACAAGCTCCGGTTTCCGGGGGGAATGTGACAATCACCTATAACGCTACAGGAAGGCAGCTCCAAGGCTCTACAAGTGTGAAAATACACTGGGGCTATGACGGATTTATAGGAGTAACCGACACTACAATGACATCGAAAGGGAATAATATATGGGAAGTTACGCTGACTGTACCGGCAGCGGCAAAGACCAAACTGGACTTTGTATTTACTGATGGCAGCAAGTGGGATAATAATAACAGTCAAAACTGGAACATCCCGATAGGACAACTTGCTACAGTTAGCTGGAATCCACAAGCTCCGGTCTCCGGGGGGAATGTGACGATCACCTATAACGCTACAGGAAGGACACTGCAAGGCTCTGCAAGTGTGAAAATACACTGGGGCTATGACGGATTTATAGGAGTAACCGACACCACAATGACATCGAAAGGGAATAATATATGGGAAGTTACGCTGACTGTACCGGCAGCGGCAAAGACCAAACTGGACTTTGTATTTACTGACGGCAGCAAGTGGGATAATAATAACAGCCAGAATTGGGGCATAAATATAGGCATTTAG
- a CDS encoding amino acid adenylation domain-containing protein yields the protein MENLAYADGMQKSREPQSIFENWNNMFKDSCKVLQLPFDDLRLNNCSVEYGYEELCLTGDTESRIQELAQKYKLSGFMIINAAFSVLIARYCNRQKVPVLNLLPCEESMIFGNRKSKAVAVFLDISSNQNFISLMKDQEETIKNLYDKCFLFMDEYVSLSEINPDDSCSPAFPVIINYQKHSGGKSEVPDYEYFQEEKNNGFPIFDIMLNVIEENQKWSYGINYNTSIFKRDTVKRLLENLKTLLVSIVENPKGNVLDTGYISDSERDMVLNDFNHKEKDYYTDFTIVSYFKKQLCSKRDNVIAIEEGKTLTLNELDNKSRLLAEKLRKDDNKYVGLIAENGFSTIIGLFAILKSSKCVVAINSKYPKGRIEYIANDCKLNTVITCKDCYENVLGITENVNTLKDVICVDPEDTELDGPVLSGTGKENVCGIQPDDPCYVIYTSGTTGNPKGVVISHRNFMILFLWFTEYLKLDESLKSYQNLSYSFDFGMFDILSSVLCTGTLFFINKKKLRSLRDHAAFINENKINNICTTPAFFSILSSFGIDMPSLKILHLGGEKLTYKQVAGFMKVLSKDCRIYNGYGPSECTINNTIYEVTEEDKTPDRVTKLASIPIGKPSANNYVYILDDNNNPVPVGAPGELCIGGDGIGLGYLNNEEMTKSKFLDNPFIPGKLMYRTGDITRWLPDGNIEFIERKDEQVKINGFRIEISEIETCLLSNPQIDKAAVIPAVQEGSDTRYLCAFVVSKESMSAIEINKYLQNFLPYYMLPRRIEFVENLPLTLNGKVDKRKLADTIK from the coding sequence ATGGAAAATTTAGCGTATGCTGATGGTATGCAAAAAAGTAGAGAGCCTCAATCAATATTTGAAAACTGGAATAATATGTTTAAGGACTCTTGCAAAGTATTACAACTGCCTTTCGACGATTTGCGGCTTAATAATTGTTCAGTTGAATACGGTTATGAGGAGCTTTGCCTGACGGGAGATACTGAAAGCAGAATACAAGAGCTGGCACAAAAGTATAAATTATCCGGGTTTATGATAATAAATGCTGCATTTTCAGTTTTAATAGCCAGATACTGTAACAGGCAAAAAGTGCCGGTTTTAAACCTGCTCCCATGTGAGGAGAGCATGATATTTGGAAACAGGAAATCAAAAGCGGTTGCTGTTTTTTTAGATATTTCCTCCAATCAGAATTTCATCAGTCTTATGAAAGATCAGGAAGAAACTATAAAAAACCTGTATGATAAGTGCTTTCTGTTTATGGATGAGTATGTTAGTCTTTCAGAAATAAACCCGGATGATAGCTGTTCTCCTGCTTTTCCGGTAATAATCAATTATCAAAAGCACTCAGGCGGTAAGTCGGAGGTACCCGACTATGAATATTTCCAGGAAGAGAAAAACAATGGATTTCCTATATTTGATATAATGCTGAATGTCATTGAAGAAAACCAGAAATGGAGTTATGGTATAAATTATAACACTTCAATTTTTAAGAGGGATACAGTAAAAAGACTACTGGAAAACCTAAAAACACTTCTGGTAAGTATTGTGGAAAATCCAAAAGGAAATGTTCTGGATACGGGATATATTTCTGACTCTGAAAGAGATATGGTCCTGAATGATTTCAACCATAAAGAAAAAGATTATTATACGGATTTTACAATAGTAAGTTATTTTAAAAAACAGTTATGTTCAAAAAGGGATAATGTAATTGCTATTGAAGAAGGCAAAACATTAACCTTGAATGAATTAGACAATAAATCGCGACTACTGGCAGAAAAGTTAAGGAAAGATGATAACAAGTATGTCGGCTTGATTGCGGAAAATGGCTTCAGCACTATTATAGGTCTCTTTGCTATACTAAAGAGTTCAAAATGTGTTGTTGCTATTAATTCCAAATACCCAAAAGGCAGAATAGAGTATATAGCAAATGATTGCAAACTGAATACTGTAATTACCTGCAAGGATTGTTATGAAAATGTACTAGGTATTACAGAGAATGTTAATACCTTGAAGGATGTTATTTGTGTAGATCCGGAGGACACAGAGCTTGACGGACCGGTATTGTCCGGCACTGGCAAGGAAAACGTGTGTGGGATACAGCCTGATGATCCGTGCTATGTAATTTATACCTCCGGAACAACAGGCAATCCAAAAGGAGTTGTCATTTCCCACCGGAACTTTATGATTTTATTTCTGTGGTTTACAGAATACCTTAAATTGGATGAAAGTTTAAAATCATACCAAAATCTTTCATACAGCTTCGATTTCGGGATGTTTGACATATTGTCATCAGTCCTCTGTACCGGCACTCTGTTTTTCATTAATAAGAAAAAACTGAGGAGCCTCAGGGACCACGCCGCCTTTATTAACGAAAACAAAATAAACAATATTTGTACAACCCCTGCTTTCTTTTCGATTTTATCAAGCTTCGGCATTGATATGCCTTCACTGAAAATCCTTCACCTGGGTGGGGAAAAACTGACGTACAAGCAAGTAGCCGGTTTTATGAAAGTACTTTCAAAAGATTGCAGGATATACAACGGCTATGGTCCCAGTGAATGTACGATTAACAATACTATTTATGAAGTGACGGAAGAAGACAAAACTCCAGATAGGGTTACGAAGCTGGCAAGTATACCTATAGGAAAACCCTCAGCAAATAACTATGTGTACATATTGGATGATAATAACAATCCCGTCCCTGTAGGTGCACCCGGAGAATTATGTATCGGTGGAGATGGGATAGGCTTGGGGTATCTGAATAATGAAGAGATGACCAAAAGCAAATTTCTGGATAATCCTTTTATACCAGGAAAACTGATGTATCGTACCGGAGACATAACCCGCTGGCTTCCTGACGGCAATATAGAATTTATTGAGAGGAAAGATGAACAGGTTAAGATAAATGGTTTCAGAATAGAAATCAGCGAGATTGAAACTTGTTTGTTATCTAATCCCCAAATAGATAAAGCTGCGGTGATACCAGCTGTGCAGGAAGGTAGTGATACTAGGTATTTATGTGCTTTCGTGGTATCAAAGGAAAGCATGAGCGCAATTGAAATCAATAAGTATTTACAAAACTTTCTGCCATACTATATGTTACCGAGGCGTATAGAATTTGTTGAAAACTTGCCGCTGACTCTAAACGGCAAAGTTGATAAAAGAAAACTTGCCGATACAATCAAATAA
- a CDS encoding acyl carrier protein codes for MLEVIESKLVSIIKQNVSFINDIDPANKLQDLGINSITFIKIVVAIEAEFGFEFNDDELNYDKFNSLSDVVKYIDERTH; via the coding sequence ATGTTAGAGGTGATCGAGTCAAAGCTGGTTTCAATCATCAAGCAAAATGTAAGCTTTATTAATGACATAGATCCTGCTAATAAACTTCAGGATCTGGGTATAAATTCTATAACCTTTATAAAAATAGTAGTTGCTATTGAAGCAGAATTTGGGTTTGAATTCAATGACGATGAACTTAATTATGACAAATTTAACTCTCTTAGCGATGTAGTTAAGTATATTGACGAAAGAACTCATTAA